The Pichia kudriavzevii chromosome 3, complete sequence nucleotide sequence CAACTGCAATAGTAGGCATCGTGTACTATATGGATCTCTTGCTCCTAGAAcccaaatattttgatcTCTGAACAAGGTGAAATTTAGGAAAGTGATGAAAACCGTCATCGAAAtagttccaaaaaaaaaaaaaaacttgttACCCGGCGCACACGAGTCGAATCTAATGGTTCTGCTCTGCATGAGAATAGTATTGCCCTCTCTATTATAAGCTTATAACAAAGGAAGCACAAATTTAGAATGTCCAAAAAGGCAACAAGTGTACCACTGCAAACATCCAAACATGAGTGCAGGTAAGAAAGGGTTTGACAAGTCtatgaagatgttgatggtgGGAGATTCCGGTGTTGGTAAATCGTGTCTCCTACTTAGATTTGTAGATGATAAATTTAACCCATCTTTCATCACAACAAttggtattgatttcaagataAAGACCATCGATCTCGACGGTACTAAGGTGAAGCTACAAATCTGGGACACTGCTGGCCAAGAGAGATTCCGTACTATTACTACTGCCTATTACAGAGGTGCCATGGGTATCATTATTGTTTACGATGTCTGTGATCAAAACTCTTATGATCGTGTCGAAACCTGGTACAAAACGGTGCAGCAGCATGCAAAGGAGGATGCCCAGGTTATCGTAGTGGGCAACAAATGTGACGATGAGGAAAGCAGGGCTATCTCTACACAACAGGGAGAGCAGTTGGCAGAATCCTTAGGCGTTCCATTTATTGAAGCCAGTGCAAAGACGGGTCTTAATGTTAGTGATGTTTTCTACACTTTAGCAAGACGCATTCTAGCCGAAAGTAAGGGCCAAGATGAACCTGCAGAGGGTGAATCTTCTATTGATGTGAGTAAAGGTTCCAACACTTCAAACAATTCTGGATGTTGCTAACCAATCTCAATTCTAGTTACTACTACTATGCTAAATAACCCAAACAACCCATATAACCAACTTTATAAGTGACTATTCAATGACTCGATTTTACGCAACAATCTCTACTTGTCAGACATTAGGGCATAAAGTTATGTGTACGTGTATATGGAAATGTATGCAGTATGGTTGTTTCCCAAACGATCAGTGCCCCAGGGACATTCGCAGAGAATAGGAATATACCGCCGTAGAGGACACACTCGCCGAACGAGCTCATCCGAAGAGAGCTCAAGAACAGCTAGGATGCCTACTACTCGTTATCATGTCCTTCGGACGAGCTGCTCTGCGCCATCTAGAAACACAAGTTGCAACGATCAACCCCAGTTGGGGGACAGCTGCACACTCGCTCGACGCTTGCTTCTCGAGGCCCGACATGCGTGTCCGCCGTCTGCTGTAGCTGTCGAAACAGCACGAACCCCAGAGGGGCCAGCATCAGACGTCACGAGGACA carries:
- a CDS encoding uncharacterized protein (PKUD0C03260; similar to Saccharomyces cerevisiae YFL005W (SEC4); ancestral locus Anc_8.70) yields the protein MSAGKKGFDKSMKMLMVGDSGVGKSCLLLRFVDDKFNPSFITTIGIDFKIKTIDLDGTKVKLQIWDTAGQERFRTITTAYYRGAMGIIIVYDVCDQNSYDRVETWYKTVQQHAKEDAQVIVVGNKCDDEESRAISTQQGEQLAESLGVPFIEASAKTGLNVSDVFYTLARRILAESKGQDEPAEGESSIDVSKGSNTSNNSGCC